CAGACGGCCGCGTCGACGGCTCCCTCGACGTGCGGGCGCTCCGCCTCCGGCAGGTCGCGGGCGAGGCGCGCGCTGCCGCCGACGAAGCACAGGTTCCAGCCGTAGCCGAGCAGGAACAGCGCCGCGGCGCGCCCCGGCGACGCGGTCGCGACCGCCGCGACCGCCGTGGACAGGGCGAGCACGGCGAGGCCCGCGAGGATCACCGGGTGCGCGCCGTACCGGTCGGTCATCCGCCCCGTCAGCGGGGACAGGGCGAACATCCCGAGCGTGTGCGCGGACAGCGTCGCGCCGACCGCCCCGAGGCCGTGGCCGTGCATGTGCATGTCCAGCGGCGCGGCCGTCATGACGGCGACCATCACGACCTGGGCGGTGACCATCGCCGTCAGCGCGGAGCGGGCGGCCGGCGTGCGGGCCAGCCGGCGCAGCGGCGGCGGCGAGCCCTGCGCCCCCGCCCTGCCGCCCGGCCCGCCGGTCGCGGCGCCGGCGGCGACCGCGCAGGTCAGGACGGCCAGCAGGAACGGGCCGGTGAACGCGGGCAGGCCGGCGGCCGCGGCGGCCGCGCCGGACGGGTCGAGCAGCAGCGGCCCGCCGACCGCCCCGGCGGCCGCGCACCACACCACGAGCCCGATCGCGAAGCCGCGCCGTCCCGCCGGGTGCAGGTCCGCCGCCGCGTACCGCGAGAGCTGGGCCGCCGCGTTGCCGAGGCCGAGCAGCAGCATCCCGAGGCACAGCCCCGCGACGTCGCCGTTCGCGACCGCCAGGGCCGCCAGGCAGGCGCCCGCCGCAGCGGCGGCGTAGCCGAGGACGAAGGCGCGGCGCCGGCTGGTCCGCACGAGCCGGGTCAGCGCCAGGGCGCCGGCGCCCGTCCCGACGACGCCGGCCGCGCTCGGCACGCCTCCCCACGCGGCGCCGAGCCGGTCCGCCGCGACCAGCGTCGCGGTCGCGCTCGCCACCGCCATGGACGCGTTCATCAGGGCCACACCCGAGCAGAGGGCCGCCATCGGGCGGGATCGTCTCTCCATGCCTTAACGCTAGAAACGCCAACTCCCGAACGGAATGGCTGATCTATGGCGTACAGCTCTTTCGGCTTATAGGTTGCAAAGCGATTCCCCGAAGGGACCTTCCACATGGATCAGACGGACTGGCGGATCCTCGCCGAGCTGCAGCGGGACGGCCGCCTGTCGTTCAACCGGCTCGCGGCCCTGGTGAACCTGTCGCCCCCGGCGGTCGCCGAGCGGGTGCGGCGCCTGGAGGAGTCCGGTGTGATCACCGGCTACCAGGCCCGCGTCGATCCGGCCAGGGTCGGCCAGCCGCTGACGGCCTTCGTGCAGATGCGGTGCGCCCCCGGCCGCTGCCTGCTGAAGACGTCCGCCGCCGAGGACCTGCCGGAGGTCACCGAGGTCCACAAGCTGAGCGGCAGCCGGTGCTCGATGCTGAAGGTGCGGGTGGCCTCGATGCAGCACCTGGAGGGGCTCCTGGAACGCCTCGGGGAGCACGGCGAGATGAACTCGCACATCGTCCTGTCGACCGCCTACGAGGGCCGCGCGGTGGAGCCGCCCGCCCCCGGGGCCCGCACGGTCACCCGCTCGGAGGGCTGGACGCGCTGAACCGGCGTCCCGGCGACCCGCGGGTCCGTGTTTCCTCGCACGGCGCGAAGGTGCCGGAGATGGTTCAATCAAGCGTTATGTGGCACTCGTCACTGCGCTCCTCGCCCTGGCGGCAGTGGTATCAGCCGGGGGTCCCCCGGGAGGTCGACATCCCGGACGTCCCCGTCACGCGCCTGCTCGACGACGCCGCGGACCGGTACCCGCGCAACCCCGCGCTGATCTTCTTCGGGCGGCGGATCTGCTACCGCGACCTGCGCGAGGCAGCGGACCGGTTCGCCGACGGCCTGCACCGCCTCGGGGTGCAGCCCGGCGACCGGGTGGCGCTGATCCTCCCGAACTGCCCGCAGCAGGTCATCGCCTTCTTCGGCGTGCTGCGCAGGGGCGCGATCGCGGTCCAGCACAACCCCCTCTACACCGAGGAGGAGATGCTCCGGCAGCTCGCCGACTGCGGCGCGCGCGTCGCTGTCGTGCTGGATCGTTCCTACACGACGGTGGAGGCCGTGCGGGCCCGGGCGGGTCTGGAACACGTCATCGTGACGTCCCTGGCCGACTTCCTCCCGGCCACCAGGCGGCTCGCCCTGCGGCTCCCGCTCGTGCAGATGCAGCGGCGGCGCGCCGCGATCACCGCGGACGTGCCGCACGACCCCGGCGTCGTCCCCTTCAAGGAGTTGCAGAGGGCGCCCACGCGCCGCGTACGGCAACTGCCCTTGGACCCGTCACGGCATCTGGCCGCCATCCAGTACACCGGCGGGACGGAGGGGCGCCCCAAGGGCGCGATGCTGACCCACCGCAACCTCGTCGCGAACGCCTGCCAGCAGCACGCGTGGGACCTCGACGGGCGCCCCGGCGAGGACGTGACGCTGGCGGTGCTTCCGCTGTTCCACTCGTTCGGGCTGATGAGCTGCCTCGTCGCGCCCGTGATGACGGCCGGGGCGGTGGTGCTGCTCCCCCGCTACGACGGCGACCGCGTGGTCCGGGCGATCCGCCGGTACCGGCCGACCATCTTCCCCGGGGTGCCGACGCTGTACGAGCAGGTGCTCGACAGCCCGCGGCTGCGGCCGGACGACCTGCGCTCCCCGCGCATCTTCATCTGCGGGGCGATGGGACTGTCGCAGAGCACGATCGACCGGCTCACCGAGGTCGGGGCCAGGGGCCTGATCAACTGCTACGGGCTGACCGAGGCGTCCCCGGCCGTCACCGCGAACCCTCTCGGAGGCGGGGCGCGGAACCTGACCGTCGGGCTGCCGCTGCCCATGACCGACGCCGTCATCGTCGACCAGGACGAGCCGACGAAGGTCCTGCCGCCGGGCGGGACGGGAGAGGTCGTCGTGCGCGGGCCGCAGGTGTTCGCGGGCTACTGGAACGCGCCGCTCGCCACCGCGCAGACCCTGTCGAAGGGCTGGCTCCGCACGGGTGACATCGGGGTGATGGACGATAAGGGTTTCATCACCATCGTGGACCGCCAGCGAGACATGATCAAGGTGAGCGGCTTCACCGTGTCCCCGTCCGAGGTGGAGAAGGTCCTGCACCGCCACTCCGCCGTGCACGAGTGCGCCGTGGTCGGCGTCCCGGACGCCCGGCGCGGCGAGCGCATCATCGCCCACGTGGTCGAACATCCCGCCTACCCGTTCTCGGCGGACGAACTGCGCCGGCACTGCGAACGCTACCTGTCGCACTACAAGGTGCCGTCCGAGTTCCTGCCCCGGACGGAGCTGCCCCGGAACATGCTGGGCAAAGTCGTCCGGCAGCGGCTGCGGGACGAGTTCGCCGCCTCGTCGGCGCAGCGGATGGGCCCCGCGCGGAGTGGTTGACTGGTCGCGTGCAAACCGAGACCGTCCAGTCAGGGCTCTTCACACGGCTCGCCCAGATCGGGCGTCAGAGGACCACAGAGGACGGGCGGCCGGAGACCCTGTACGACCGGCACGGTGTGCTCGTCGTCCGCGTCGGCGACGTGGTCGTGAAGGCGCACCAGGCCGACCGGGAACACGGAGCCCCCTTCCTCGACCGGATATGGCTGGCGGGGACGATGCCCGATCTGCTCATCGGCGCCCTGGGCCCGCCGCTCACCGTGGACGGCCGCACGGTCACGCTCGCGACGTTCGGTGAGCCCGTGGACCCGTCCAAGGAACTCCCCTGGGAGGAAGGCGCCCGGCTCTTGGCGGCCCTGCACGCGGCGCCCGTCCCGGCCGACGCGCCAACGTGGGGACGTCCGGCACGCGTGGCGCGCCTGGTCTCCCGGCTGGAGGACGGCCCCGCCGCGAACGCGGTGCGACGCGCGTTCGCCACTCTCCCCGCCTGGATACGCGGCGAGGAGACGGAACCCGAGGGGCGCACCCGTTGCCTCATTCACGGCGACTGGCACCTTGGCCAGATGGTCCGCGCACCGGATGGACGGTGGCGGCTCATCGACATCGAGGACCTCGGCAGGGGCGACCCCGCATGGGACCTCGCGCGGCCGGCGGCGCTCTACTCCGGCGGCGTCCTCCCCCCGCGGGACTGGGAGCGCTTCCTGGACGCGTACAGGGAGGCGGGCGGCCCCGCCGTCCCCGCGCAGGGAGACCCCTGGACGGCCCTGGACGTTCCCGCCCGAAGTCTTGCGATCCAGATCGCGGCCACGTGCGTCATATCCGCGGGAAGGGAAGATCGGCCACTCGACGGTGCGGAGCAGGCGATGGTCGACGCCTGCGTGAGAATATCCGCGGCGGGGGACGCGGCATGACGTGGCGCCCAACCTGTCCTACATTTAGCCTCTACCTGGGGATCCATACCGGAAGGACGACAAGGCGATGCACTGCCCTAAATGTCGTGGCGTGATGCGGACCTACACCCGCAGCGGCGTCCACATCGAGCAATGTGACAGCTGCCGGGGCATCTTCCTCGACTACGGCGAGCTCGAGGCCCTGGCGCAGATGGAGTCGCAGTACCGGGCGGCGCCTCCGCCCGCCGCGGCGCCCGGCTGGGGGACCCCCGCTCCGGCGGTCCACCACCATCACCACGGAGGGCACCACCGCCCGCACCACGGCGGCGTGTTCCACATGCTCTTCTCGACCTGACCGACGGCCACGGCCCGCCCGAGGGCGGGCCGTGGCGCGCGAACGGTCACAGACGCGGGTCCACCGGTTCGGACTCCAGCGCCAGGACGGCGAAGACCGCCTGGTGGACGCGCCACAGCGGCTCCCCGCCCGCGAGCCGGTCGAGGGCCTCGACGCCGAGCGCGTGCTCCCGCATCGCCAGGGACCGCTTGCGCCCGAGCGACCGGCGGCGCAGCCGTTCGAGGTGCTCGGGCTCGCGGTAGTCGGGCCCGTAGATGATGCGCAGGTACTCCGGCCCCCGGCACTTGATCCCGGGCTGCACCTTCGCGTCCTCCGGGAGCGGCCCCAGCGGCTTGACGACCATGCCTTCACCGCCCGCCGCGGTGAGCTTCTCCCACCACTCGGCGGCCTCTGCCTCCGACCGCGGCGACCCCAGGTCGACGGTCATCGACCCCGTCCGCTGGACGAGCCCGCTCGCGTCGCACTCCGCGAGCCGTCCCGCCACGGACATGTGCCACTCGTGGTCGCGCAGGACCGCCCAGGACCGGCCCTCCCCGGCGAGGACCTGGAACGGCGCGAAGCGCACGCCGCTCAGCCCGTCCACCGTCCAGCAGTAGCGCGCGTACGCGTCGCGGAACCGGAACGCGTTCGCGGTCCGCCGGTCGATGCGCTCGCGCAGGCCGCCGACGTCGAGCCCTCGCCCCTCCGCCCGCGCCAGCACGCCGGCCGCCACGGGCAGGGCGGCGCGCGCCGCCGCGCCGGTCGCCGCGTACTGGGTGCGGATGAGGTCCATCGCCTTCGCCGACCACGGCATCAGCTCGCCGTCGAGGACGAGCCATCCGGTGTCCAGTTCGTCCCAGAGCCCGGCCGCGCCGACGGCGGCGCGGAGCCGGTCCAGGACCTCGGCCGTGCGGGACGGGTCGCGGAAGAAGGAGCGCCCGGTGCGGGTGTAGACGGCGCCGGTCGTCCCGTCGTCCACGCCGAAGCGCTCGGCGGCCACCGAGGCGTCGCGGCACACGACCGCCACGGCGCGCGAGCCCATGTGCTTCTCCTCGCACACCGCGCGCAGCACGCCCTTGTCCCGGTACGCGGCGAGGGCCTCGGCCGGATGCTCCAGGTATCCCGGCAGGGGCGACGTCTCCGCGGGGGCCATGGTGGGCGGGAGGTAGACGAGCCAGCGCGGGTCCACCGCGAACCGGCTCATCACCTCCAGGGCGGCCAGCGCGTTCTCCTCCCGGACCGAGACGCGTCCCATCAGCCGGGTCTCGACACCCTGGTTCCCCAGGACGTCCCCGATGTTGAGGACGTCGTTCTCCCGGTGGCCGCCCGCGCTCGCCTTGGCCGGCGCCTCCAGCGGGCGCGTCGGCTCGTACCAGACCTGCCGCGCCGGAACCGACACCAGCTCGCGCTCCGGATACCGCAGCGCCGTCAGCTTCCCGCCGAACACCGCACCGGTGTCCAGGCAGATGGTGTTGTTCACCCACTCCGCCTCCGGGACGGGCGTGTGGCCGTACACGACCATCGCCTTGCCCCGGTAGTCGCGCGCCCACGGGTAGCGCACCGGCAGGCCGTACTCGTCGGTCTCCCCGGTGGTGTCGCCGTAGAGCGCGAACGAGCGGACCCGTCCGGACGCGCGGCCGTGGTAGTCCTCCTTGAGCCCGGCGTGCGCCACGACGAGGCGTCCGCCGTCCAGGACGTAGTGGCTGATGAGGCCGTCCATGAACCGCAGCGCGCCGTCGCGGAAGTCCTCGTCCTCGGCGGCGAGCTGCTCCAGCGACTCGGCGAGCCCGTGCGCGAGCCGCACCTTGCGCCCGCGCAGGGCCCGGACGAGCTTGGCCTCGTGGTTGCCCGAGACGCACAGCGCGTCGCCGGCGGCCACCATGCCCATCGCCAGGCGCAGCACGCCCGGGGAGTCGGGCCCGCGGTCGACCAGGTCGCCGACGAAGACGGCGGTCCGCCCACCGGGATGGCTCGCGCCGACCGCGCGTCCCCCCGCGTCCCGGAGGATCTCGTAGCCGAGGCCGGCGAGGAGGTCCTCCAGCTCCGCGCGGCAGCCGTGCACGTCGCCGACGACGTCGAACGGGCCGGTCAGGTCGCGCCTGTCGTTCCAGGCCTTCTCGTACCGGATCGTCGCGGCGTCGATCTCGTCGGCACCGGTCAGGACGTGGACGCGGCGGAACTCGCGGCCCAGCGACCGCAGGCCGCGCCGCAGCTCGCGGCGCTGGCGCGGGATGACGTGCGCGGGCAGGTCCCGGTCCGGGCGCCCCGCGTTGCGCTCGGCGGCGAGGCTCTCCGGTACGTCCAGCACGATCGCCGCCGACAGGACGTCGTGCTCCTTGGCCAGTTTGAGCAGCGACTCCCGCGCCTTGCTCTGCACGTTGGTCGCGTCCACCACGGTCAGCAGGCCGCGCCGCAGGCGCTTGCCCAC
The sequence above is a segment of the Actinomadura coerulea genome. Coding sequences within it:
- a CDS encoding Lrp/AsnC family transcriptional regulator, giving the protein MDQTDWRILAELQRDGRLSFNRLAALVNLSPPAVAERVRRLEESGVITGYQARVDPARVGQPLTAFVQMRCAPGRCLLKTSAAEDLPEVTEVHKLSGSRCSMLKVRVASMQHLEGLLERLGEHGEMNSHIVLSTAYEGRAVEPPAPGARTVTRSEGWTR
- a CDS encoding polynucleotide kinase-phosphatase; protein product: MTEIKIPEMGLVVLVGVSGSGKSYFARKHFKPTQVVSSDFCRGVVSDDENDQSATGDAFDLLHYIVGKRLRRGLLTVVDATNVQSKARESLLKLAKEHDVLSAAIVLDVPESLAAERNAGRPDRDLPAHVIPRQRRELRRGLRSLGREFRRVHVLTGADEIDAATIRYEKAWNDRRDLTGPFDVVGDVHGCRAELEDLLAGLGYEILRDAGGRAVGASHPGGRTAVFVGDLVDRGPDSPGVLRLAMGMVAAGDALCVSGNHEAKLVRALRGRKVRLAHGLAESLEQLAAEDEDFRDGALRFMDGLISHYVLDGGRLVVAHAGLKEDYHGRASGRVRSFALYGDTTGETDEYGLPVRYPWARDYRGKAMVVYGHTPVPEAEWVNNTICLDTGAVFGGKLTALRYPERELVSVPARQVWYEPTRPLEAPAKASAGGHRENDVLNIGDVLGNQGVETRLMGRVSVREENALAALEVMSRFAVDPRWLVYLPPTMAPAETSPLPGYLEHPAEALAAYRDKGVLRAVCEEKHMGSRAVAVVCRDASVAAERFGVDDGTTGAVYTRTGRSFFRDPSRTAEVLDRLRAAVGAAGLWDELDTGWLVLDGELMPWSAKAMDLIRTQYAATGAAARAALPVAAGVLARAEGRGLDVGGLRERIDRRTANAFRFRDAYARYCWTVDGLSGVRFAPFQVLAGEGRSWAVLRDHEWHMSVAGRLAECDASGLVQRTGSMTVDLGSPRSEAEAAEWWEKLTAAGGEGMVVKPLGPLPEDAKVQPGIKCRGPEYLRIIYGPDYREPEHLERLRRRSLGRKRSLAMREHALGVEALDRLAGGEPLWRVHQAVFAVLALESEPVDPRL
- a CDS encoding phosphotransferase, whose product is MQTETVQSGLFTRLAQIGRQRTTEDGRPETLYDRHGVLVVRVGDVVVKAHQADREHGAPFLDRIWLAGTMPDLLIGALGPPLTVDGRTVTLATFGEPVDPSKELPWEEGARLLAALHAAPVPADAPTWGRPARVARLVSRLEDGPAANAVRRAFATLPAWIRGEETEPEGRTRCLIHGDWHLGQMVRAPDGRWRLIDIEDLGRGDPAWDLARPAALYSGGVLPPRDWERFLDAYREAGGPAVPAQGDPWTALDVPARSLAIQIAATCVISAGREDRPLDGAEQAMVDACVRISAAGDAA
- a CDS encoding MFS transporter codes for the protein MERRSRPMAALCSGVALMNASMAVASATATLVAADRLGAAWGGVPSAAGVVGTGAGALALTRLVRTSRRRAFVLGYAAAAAGACLAALAVANGDVAGLCLGMLLLGLGNAAAQLSRYAAADLHPAGRRGFAIGLVVWCAAAGAVGGPLLLDPSGAAAAAAGLPAFTGPFLLAVLTCAVAAGAATGGPGGRAGAQGSPPPLRRLARTPAARSALTAMVTAQVVMVAVMTAAPLDMHMHGHGLGAVGATLSAHTLGMFALSPLTGRMTDRYGAHPVILAGLAVLALSTAVAAVATASPGRAAALFLLGYGWNLCFVGGSARLARDLPEAERPHVEGAVDAAVWTVAAAASLLSTAVLSAGGYAVLAWASCAGALAVTAGQARRRAPGTRPEQAGQETGRR
- a CDS encoding AMP-binding protein; the encoded protein is MWHSSLRSSPWRQWYQPGVPREVDIPDVPVTRLLDDAADRYPRNPALIFFGRRICYRDLREAADRFADGLHRLGVQPGDRVALILPNCPQQVIAFFGVLRRGAIAVQHNPLYTEEEMLRQLADCGARVAVVLDRSYTTVEAVRARAGLEHVIVTSLADFLPATRRLALRLPLVQMQRRRAAITADVPHDPGVVPFKELQRAPTRRVRQLPLDPSRHLAAIQYTGGTEGRPKGAMLTHRNLVANACQQHAWDLDGRPGEDVTLAVLPLFHSFGLMSCLVAPVMTAGAVVLLPRYDGDRVVRAIRRYRPTIFPGVPTLYEQVLDSPRLRPDDLRSPRIFICGAMGLSQSTIDRLTEVGARGLINCYGLTEASPAVTANPLGGGARNLTVGLPLPMTDAVIVDQDEPTKVLPPGGTGEVVVRGPQVFAGYWNAPLATAQTLSKGWLRTGDIGVMDDKGFITIVDRQRDMIKVSGFTVSPSEVEKVLHRHSAVHECAVVGVPDARRGERIIAHVVEHPAYPFSADELRRHCERYLSHYKVPSEFLPRTELPRNMLGKVVRQRLRDEFAASSAQRMGPARSG
- a CDS encoding zf-TFIIB domain-containing protein encodes the protein MHCPKCRGVMRTYTRSGVHIEQCDSCRGIFLDYGELEALAQMESQYRAAPPPAAAPGWGTPAPAVHHHHHGGHHRPHHGGVFHMLFST